The following coding sequences are from one Nicotiana tomentosiformis chromosome 3, ASM39032v3, whole genome shotgun sequence window:
- the LOC104108357 gene encoding ATP-dependent Clp protease ATP-binding subunit ClpA homolog CD4B, chloroplastic-like, producing MARALVQSTNIPSSVAGERTRQFSGSGKNKKTVKMLCNVQSPSIRLTNFTGLRGCNAIDTLVKSGQTLHSKVAAATSVRRPRGCRFVPKAMFERFTEKAIKVIMLAQEEARRLGHNFVGTEQILLGLIGEGTGIAAKVLKSMGINLKDARVEVEKIIGRGSGFVAVEIPFTPRAKRVLELSLEEARQLGHNYIGSEHLLLGLLREGEGVAARVLENLGADPSNIRTQVIRMVGESNEAVGASVGGGTSGQKMPTLEEYGTNLTKLAEEGKLDPVVGRQPQIERVTQILGRRTKNNPCLIGEPGVGKTAIAEGLAQRIANGDVPETIEGKKVITLDMGLLVAGTKYRGEFEERLKKLMEEIKQSDEIILFIDEVHTLIGAGAAEGAIDAANILKPALARGELQCIGATTLDEYRKHIEKDPALERRFQPVKVPEPTVDETIQILKGLRERYEIHHKLRYTDEALEAAAQLSYQYISDRFLPDKAIDLIDEAGSRVRLRHAQLPEEARELEKELRQITKEKNEAVRGQDFEKAGELRDREMDLKAQISALIDKNKEMSKAESEAGDTGPLVTEADIQHIVSSWTGIPVEKVSTDESDRLLKMEETLHTRIIGQDEAVKAISRAIRRARVGLKNPNRPIASFIFSGPTGVGKSELAKALAAYYFGSEEAMIRLDMSEFMERHTVSKLIGSPPGYVGYTEGGQLTEAVRRRPYTVVLFDEIEKAHPDVFNMMLQILEDGRLTDSKGRTVDFKNTLLIMTSNVGSSVIEKGGRRIGFDLDYDEKDSSYNRIKSLVTEELKQYFRPEFLNRLDEMIVFRQLTKLEVKEIADIMLKEVFERLKNKEIELQVTERFRDRVVDEGYNPSYGARPLRRAIMRLLEDSMAEKMLAGEIKEGDSVIVDVDSDGNVTVLNGTSGTPSDPAPEPIPV from the exons ATGGCTAGAGCTTTAGTTCAGTCAACCAACATCCCATCTTCAGTTGCCGGTGAAAGGACTAGGCAATTTAGTGGATCTGGGAAAAACAAAAAAACTGTTAAAATGCTATGTAATGTACAATCACCCTCCATAAGGTTGACCAATTTTACAGGACTGCGAGGGTGCAATGCAATAGATACACTTGTAAAATCTGGACAAACTCTCCATTCAAAAGTGGCAGCTGCAACTTCTGTCAGACGGCCAAGAGGTTGCCGGTTTGTCCCAAAAGCAATGTTTGAGCGCTTCACTGAGAAAGCAATAAAAGTCATTATGCTTGCACAAGAAGAGGCGAGACGACTAGGTCATAACTTCGTTGGCACAGAGCAGATTTTGTTGGGTCTTATTGGTGAGGGAACTGGTATTGCAGCTAAAGTTCTTAAATCCATGGGAATCAATTTAAAAGATGCCCGTGTGGAGGTGGAGAAGATAATTGGAAGGGGTAGTGGGTTTGTTGCTGTTGAGATTCCATTTACTCCTCGTGCAAAGCGTGTTCTTGAACTCTCTCTGGAGGAAGCCCGCCAACTAG GGCATAACTACATTGGCTCGGAACACTTGCTGCTTGGACTGCTGCGTGAAGGTGAAGGTGTGGCTGCCCGTGTTCTTGAGAACTTGGGTGCTGACCCCAGTAACATTCGCACACAG GTCATTCGAATGGTTGGCGAGAGTAATGAGGCTGTTGGTGCTAGTGTTGGTGGTGGAACTTCTGGACAAAAGATGCCTACATTGGAGGAGTACGGCACCAATTTGACAAAGTTGGCTGAAGAG GGGAAACTGGATCCTGTTGTTGGAAGACAGCCGCAAATTGAGCGCGTTACTCAAATCTTGGGTCGGCGTACAAAAAACAACCCTTGCCTTATTGGAGAACCAGGTGTTGGCAAAACTGCTATTGCTGAAGGTTTAGCTCAAAGAATTGCTAATGGCGATGTCCCCGAAACAATAGAGGGAAAGAAG GTCATAACACTAGATATGGGTTTGCTTGTTGCTGGGACAAAATACCGTGGAGAGTTTGAGGAAAGACTGAAGAAACTAATGGAAGAAATTAAACAAAGTGATGAAATAATACTCTTTATTGATGAAGTGCACACATTGATTGGAGCTGGAGCTGCAGAGGGGGCAATTGATGCTGCAAACATCTTGAAACCTGCCCTAGCTAGAGGGGAACTACAG TGTATTGGAGCCACAACCCTGGATGAGTACAGAAAGCACATTGAGAAAGATCCTGCATTGGAGAGGAGATTCCAACCAGTTAAAGTCCCTGAACCTACTGTGGATGAAACCATACAGATCTTGAAAGGGCTTCGGGAGAGATATGAGATTCATCACAAGCTCCGTTACACCGATGAGGCATTAGAAGCTGCTGCCCAGCTTTCTTATCAGTACATCAG TGACCGTTTTCTGCCTGATAAGGCAATTGATTTGATTGATGAAGCTGGTTCCCGTGTTAGACTACGCCATGCACAG CTCCCTGAGGAAGCAAGAGAGCTCGAGAAAGAACTCCGTCAGATTACTAAGGAGAAAAATGAAGCTGTGCGAGGTCAAGATTTTGAAAAG GCGGGGGAGCTGCGTGATAGAGAAATGGATCTTAAGGCACAGATCTCAGCCCTGATAGACAAAAACAAAGAGATGAGCAAGGCTGAATCTGAGGCTGGAGATACAGGTCCGCTCGTTACAGAGGCAGATATTCAGCACATTGTGTCTTCATGGACTGGCATCCCTGTCGAGAAGGTTTCAACAGATGAATCTGATCGCCTcttaaaaatggaagaaacactTCACACCAGAATCATTGGCCAGGATGAAGCTGTGAAAGCCATTAGTCGCGCTATCCGACGTGCTCGTGTTGGGCTCAAGAATCCCAACCGACCTATTGCCAGTTTCATCTTTTCTGGTCCAACTGGTGTTGGGAAATCAGAACTGGCCAAGGCTTTAGCAGCATACTACTTTGGTTCTGAAGAAGCAATGATCCGGCTTGATATGAGTGAGTTTATGGAGAGACACACTGTCTCTAAACTCATTGGTTCACCCCCTGGTTATGTTGGTTACACTGAAGGTGGTCAACTGACTGAAGCTGTGAGGCGTCGACCTTACACTGTTGTGCTCTTTGATGAGATTGAGAAGGCTCATCCTGATGTCTTCAACATGATGCTTCAAATTCTTGAAGATGGAAGATTGACAGACAGCAAGGGCAGAACTGTCGACTTCAAGAATACACTTCTCATCATGACATCGAATGTCGGAAGCAGTGTGATAGAGAAAGGAGGCCGTCGTATAGGTTTTGATCTAGATTATGACGAGAAGGATAGCAGTTACAACCGTATCAAGAGCTTGGTGACTGAGGAGTTGAAACAGTACTTTAGGCCAGAGTTCTTGAACAGATTGGATGAGATGATTGTATTCCGTCAGCTCACTAAGTTAGAGGTGAAGGAGATAGCTGATATCATGCTTAAGGAGGTCTTTGAGAGGTTGAAAAATAAGGAGATAGAACTTCAAGTGACGGAGAGGTTTAGAGACAGGGTGGTTGACGAAGGGTACAACCCAAGCTACGGAGCAAGACCGTTGAGGAGAGCTATTATGAGACTGCTGGAAGACAGCATGGCCGAGAAGATGCTTGCAGGTGAGATCAAAGAAGGTGATTCAGTAATTGTGGACGTGGACTCTGATGGTAATGTGACCGTCCTCAATGGCACTAGCGGAACTCCCTCAGATCCAGCTCCTGAGCCTATCCCTGTGTAG
- the LOC104108356 gene encoding uncharacterized protein translates to MAEQQLLGMGFPGDLVAQALTITGGDIVKATEWILSHRNNHHKDSGEDSSNFNPPISPSSDSPNTTTTAAHDHHPFQPKIDQFFQFPSKPLRPTPVSTLKVLNPKEGVTPEEEDNEPQLLRLTKRPKLVENEQGKKHKPAPPPHEPLAERMRPWTLDEVVGQDHILAPKSLLRSAIDCGRIPSILLWGPPGTGKTSIARAIVNTCSVSQAGGGNNNNTYRVVSLSAVTSGVKDVRDAVDEARRLKKKINKRTILFIDEVHRFNKAQQDSFLPVIEDGSVIFMGATTENPSFHLITPLLSRCRVLTLNPLKPHHIAALLRRAVADSDKGLCFSMGEMMKIEVNDECIEFLSTNCDGDARVALNALEISATTAAARTRMARRSTGELEENTGNADESCLSAVITLDDVKEALQCKHLAYDRAGDEHYNLISALHKSMRGSDANASIYWLARMLEGGEEPLYIARRLVRFASEDVGLADPSALCQAVACYQACHFIGMPECNVILAQCVAYLALAPKSIAVYRAIGAAQKVVRESVGQNEGVPLHLRNAPTKLMKDLGYGKDYIYPPDNPDSSPQTYLPPSLQGYKFLDWPSVAENDRR, encoded by the coding sequence ATGGCGGAGCAGCAGCTTCTAGGGATGGGCTTTCCGGGAGACTTAGTCGCTCAAGCACTAACCATTACCGGCGGCGATATCGTTAAAGCCACCGAGTGGATTCTCAGCCACCGCAACAACCACCACAAGGATTCCGGCGAAGATTCTTCCAATTTCaaccccccaatttctccatCCTCTGATTCCCCTAATACTACTACTACCGCCGCCCATGATCATCATCCTTTCCAGCCCAAAATCGATCAATTCTTTCAATTTCCCTCTAAACCCCTCAGACCTACCCCCGTATCAACACTTAAAGTCTTAAACCCTAAGGAGGGGGTGACCCCTGAAGAAGAAGATAACGAACCTCAATTACTCCGTTTAACAAAGCGTCCTAAATTAGTAGAAAATGAGCAAGGGAAAAAACATAAACCAGCTCCGCCGCCTCATGAACCGTTGGCCGAACGAATGCGACCATGGACCCTTGACGAGGTTGTTGGTCAAGACCACATTTTGGCGCCAAAATCCCTTCTTCGATCAGCCATTGATTGCGGCCGTATCCCTTCAATACTTCTGTGGGGTCCACCAGGTACTGGCAAAACCTCCATTGCTAGAGCCATAGTTAACACTTGCTCTGTTTCTCAAGCTGGTGgtggtaataataataatacatatcGGGTTGTTTCCTTATCCGCTGTTACTTCCGGTGTTAAGGATGTTAGAGATGCGGTTGATGAAGCAAGAAGACTGAAAAAGAAAATCAACAAGAGGACTATTTTGTTTATTGATGAGGTCCATAGGTTCAATAAGGCCCAACAAGATTCCTTTTTGCCGGTTATTGAAGATGGCAGTGTCATTTTCATGGGAGCAACTACGGAGAATCCATCGTTTCATTTGATTACGCCGTTATTGTCCAGGTGCAGAGTCTTGACTCTCAATCCCTTAAAACCCCACCACATTGCTGCCCTACTTAGGCGCGCCGTGGCTGATTCTGATAAAGGGCTGTGCTTTTCTATGGGAGAGATGATGAAAATCGAAGTAAATGATGAGTGTATAGAGTTTCTTTCGACTAATTGTGATGGTGATGCTAGGGTAGCATTGAATGCCTTAGAAATTTCAGCTACCACTGCTGCTGCACGGACGCGAATGGCGAGAAGATCAACCGGGGAATTAGAGGAAAACACAGGAAATGCTGACGAGTCTTGTTTGTCTGCAGTTATAACTCTGGATGATGTAAAAGAAGCATTGCAATGTAAGCATTTGGCTTATGACAGAGCAGGGGATGAACACTATAATCTTATCAGCGCACTTCACAAATCTATGAGAGGAAGTGATGCTAACGCTTCCATTTATTGGTTGGCTAGAATGTTGGAAGGGGGCGAAGAGCCTCTTTACATAGCGCGCAGGCTGGTCAGGTTTGCTAGTGAAGATGTTGGGTTAGCCGATCCATCAGCTCTTTGCCAGGCTGTCGCTTGCTACCAAGCTTGTCATTTTATTGGCATGCCCGAGTGCAATGTTATCCTTGCTCAGTGTGTTGCTTACTTGGCCTTGGCTCCTAAGTCTATTGCCGTCTATAGAGCAATAGGGGCAGCTCAAAAAGTGGTAAGGGAATCAGTTGGACAAAATGAAGGGGTGCCCCTTCATCTTAGGAATGCACCAACTAAGCTAATGAAAGATCTTGGTTATGGAAAGGACTATATTTATCCTCCTGACAATCCAGACTCATCGCCCCAGACTTACTTGCCACCATCTCTTCAAGGTTATAAGTTTCTTGATTGGCCAAGTGTTGCAGAAAATGATCGACGATGA
- the LOC138908540 gene encoding uncharacterized protein, which produces MAVDLDVEEMLIMGDSDLIIRQAQGEWETRDIKLIPYRQHVEDLSKRFKSVEFRYIPRFHNELADALATLASILSYPGNVHIDPLEIQIRERHGYCNIIKIEPDVQPWNHDIKRYPRS; this is translated from the exons ATGGCAGTTGATCTAGATGTGGAAGAAATGTTAAtcatgggagattcagatttgatcattcggcaagcccaaggtgaatgggaaacTCGAGATATCAAGCTTATCCCATATAGGCAACATGTGGAAGATCTTAGCAAACGATTCAAGTCCGTCGAGTTTAGGTATATTCCTCGATTCCACAACGAGTTAGCTGATGCATTAGCTACTTTGGCCTCAATACTGTCGTATCCGGGCAATGTCCATATTGACCCGCTGGAAATCCAAATTCGAGAGAGGCATGGTTATTGTAATATAATTAAAATAGAACCAGATGTTCAGCCATGGAatcatgatatcaaaag ATACCCTAGAAGCTGA